From the genome of Pradoshia eiseniae:
GATGCGTGACAAGAACTTTACCGAGAATCTCATCCGCATATGTACGAACCTCATCAAGTGATTTAGCAATCTTTACCCCACCTGCTTTTCCTCTTCCGCCAGCATGGATTTGGGCTTTTACTACGGTTACAGCTGTGCCTAGCTCACTCGCCGCTTGAACAGCTTCATCTACAGAAAAGGCAACCTTGCCGTTAGGGACTTTAACCCCATATTGTCTGAGGATTTCTTTACCTTGATACTCATGGATATTCATTGTTTATCCCCCTATCAAACTTTCAAACTATAAAGAATATACTGCCTTCTCATTGTATTAAATCTGGTATTTAATGTCCAATATTTAGGACAAATATAGTCATATTTCAGTAATTCTTAACAATTGTTTCCTTATAATCCATTCAATCTCCTTTATTCATCGTTTTCAGTGTAAATTCGATTACCAACCCTATTGGCATCCAGCGGCAGCATTGCCGTATATCCTTTGCTGCGAAAGGGCGGATAATTATATAAGAATAATTAATAGACATTTTCTTGCCAACTATTATTGTGATTTTCTTTTTATACAAGCAGCAGGGTGGATAAAGTGTACTGGCTTCCATGTTCACAGTATCTTCCCCTGAATAGTCTCGGAGATGAGCCAGCATGTTGAGTGTTATTCATTATCATAGTCACCACCAATGAAATTCCACAGGCAGACGGTTAAACAATAAGGTTCCAAATGGCTAGGCTTTATTTACTTCTTTCATCTAGGCGGCATCTAATTTAATGATAGAAATTACTATCTTAGTAAGACAAATAAAAAGACAGATAGGTAAATTCCTATCTGTCTTTTTCGCAGACTTTGGTCGGTCGCATTAAAAAAGGTATGTTCACTGCTTGGCCTTCAGCGGAGCAAATGTCATGCGATGCCAATCTGTCGGTCCAAATCTTTCGATTGCCTCAAGATGGCTTTTGGTACCGTAACCCATATGCTTCTCAAACCCATATTCAGGATGTTGTTTGGCATACTCCATCATCATTCTATCCCTTGTTTCCTTGGCAATGACGGATGCAGCGGCAATGGATGCTGATTTCGCATCTCCCTTGATTAAGGATAGCTGTTCAATAGGAAGCGGAACCTCCATCGCGTCGATTAAGCAATAATCAGGAGATATCTCCAATTGGCTGATGGCCTTAAGCATTGCCTTTTTGGCCGCTTCATATATATTAATCTCATCGATTTCCTTACTATGAATGATGCCTGTAGAAACTGAAATCGCTTGTTCATGAATGGATTGAAAATATTCCTCCCTGCGCTGAGCTGATAGCTGCTTTGAATCATTCAGGCCCGGTAAATAGAAATCCTCAGGCAAGATAACGGCAGCTGCCACAACTGGCCCTGCCAACGGGCCACGCCCGGCTTCATCTACTCCGGCGATGAATTGGTATCCCTTGCGCCTCAAATCCCTCTCATAGACACAGATTGACTCAAAATGCCCTCTTTGTATCCTTTCCTTCTCAATCGCCCTCTCTAGGCTTTGAAGGGCCAATTGAATACCCTTGCGGCTGTCGCTGCGGCATTCAGTCACGAATGGATCCTCAAGGCTCTTAATGCGGCTCAGCTTCCCCTTTATTTCTGCAATCGTCATCTTCGTTAGCATGTCTCTAATCCTTTCAGCTTATCTATCCGCAAAATAAAGACCCCATTAAAAAGGGGTCTTTCGTTTTTCCTTATCTATTATACATCATCCGATTCATTTGGTCGTTCAAAAGTGAGTCTTCCAAATTTCTCTGTACGAATATCCCGGATGATCAATTCTGCCGTCTTATCATAATCCACGAGTCCGCGGCCAGCCAAGCAGCCTCTTTTAGCGCCAATCCGATCGAAGGCCTCCACAATTTCTTCCGGAATCTCCTCTAGGTCATAGCGTTCCTTTAGACGGGACGGATATGCCTCCTCAAGGAAATGGAGCCCGTATATCGCAATATCATGCAAGTTTAAGATCGTATCCTTAATAGCCCCGGTAACGGCCAGCTTATACCCTACCTCTTGATCTTCAAATTTCGGCCAAAGGATTCCTGGAGTATCAAGAAGCTCCAGCTCCTTGCCTACCTTAATCCATTGCTGGGCCTTCGTTACGCCCGGCATATTGCCCGTCTTAGCGATATTCTTTCCTGCTAGACGGTTAATGAGTGTGGATTTCCCAACATTCGGGATACCAACAATCATGGCACGGATAGCGCGCGGTTTGATGCCGCGTGCTTTCATTTTATCGATTTTGTCCTTGAGCACCTCTTGCGCCCCTGACATAATGCTCTTTAGGCCTGTCCCCTGATGAGCATTGACAGCGACAGCCTTAATACCCTTATCAGCGAAATAGGCGAGCCATTCATTCGTTCTATACTGATCAGCCATATCCGCCTTATTCAAAATCACAAGGCGCGGCTTATGCTGAATGATTTCGTCAATCATCGGATTTCTTGAGGATTGCGGCAGTCTTGCATCAACCAGCTCAAAGATTATATCTACTAATTTTAATTTTTCGGTCACTTCACGGCGGGCTTTCGCCATATGCCCGGGAAACCATTGTATTGTCATACTTTCACCT
Proteins encoded in this window:
- a CDS encoding ribonuclease HII, translated to MTIAEIKGKLSRIKSLEDPFVTECRSDSRKGIQLALQSLERAIEKERIQRGHFESICVYERDLRRKGYQFIAGVDEAGRGPLAGPVVAAAVILPEDFYLPGLNDSKQLSAQRREEYFQSIHEQAISVSTGIIHSKEIDEINIYEAAKKAMLKAISQLEISPDYCLIDAMEVPLPIEQLSLIKGDAKSASIAAASVIAKETRDRMMMEYAKQHPEYGFEKHMGYGTKSHLEAIERFGPTDWHRMTFAPLKAKQ
- the ylqF gene encoding ribosome biogenesis GTPase YlqF, which codes for MTIQWFPGHMAKARREVTEKLKLVDIIFELVDARLPQSSRNPMIDEIIQHKPRLVILNKADMADQYRTNEWLAYFADKGIKAVAVNAHQGTGLKSIMSGAQEVLKDKIDKMKARGIKPRAIRAMIVGIPNVGKSTLINRLAGKNIAKTGNMPGVTKAQQWIKVGKELELLDTPGILWPKFEDQEVGYKLAVTGAIKDTILNLHDIAIYGLHFLEEAYPSRLKERYDLEEIPEEIVEAFDRIGAKRGCLAGRGLVDYDKTAELIIRDIRTEKFGRLTFERPNESDDV